The proteins below are encoded in one region of Lactuca sativa cultivar Salinas chromosome 3, Lsat_Salinas_v11, whole genome shotgun sequence:
- the LOC111902714 gene encoding carotenoid cleavage dioxygenase 7, chloroplastic produces the protein MQAKAFNFIPLKPSSPVIKLLPPHVISFPDHITREISISIPNQQVSTSVQDEKAAAYWDYQSLFVSQRTETINPIVLRVVEGSIPSDFPLGTYYLTGPGLFKDDHGSTVHPLDGHGYLRAFTIDGAKGEVTFMARYIKTTAQVEEHDGHTGEWRFTHRGPFSVLKNGKKIGNTKVMKNVANTSVLRWGDRLFCLWEGGAPYEIESDSLDTVGKFDLINGSDGSSVSSSTSSDRDTLDHPRDVLDLAASILKPILYGVFKMPPKRLLSHYKIDAQRNRLLMMSCNAEDMLLPRSTFTFYEFDCNFKMLQRQEFKLEEHLMIHDWAFTDSHYVLFGNRIKLDILGSMTAICGFTPMISALSVNPSKSTSPIYLLPRVPMHGELRDWKVPIEAPSQMWVLHVGNAFEERDHNGNTQIKIQASGCSYKWFNFQKMFGYDWQSGKLDPSMMNADKGEDKLLPRLVEVSINLDANGNCEKCCVDPLNNEWNKATDFPVINQDFSGSNNKYVYAATCSGVRRELPHFPFDTVVKFNTLKNSTQTWSVGTRRFIGEPIFISNGSNEDDGYLLVVEYAVSEQRSYLVILDGKKIGETNAVVAKLEVPKSLNFPLGFHGFWAPTSSKA, from the exons ATGCAGGCCAAAGCATTCAATTTCATCCCATTGAAACCATCGTCCCCGGTGATCAAACTGCTGCCACCCCACGTGATCTCATTTCCTGACCATATTACTCGAGAAATTTCCATATCTATACCAAATCAACAAGTATCAACTTCAGTACAAGACGAAAAAGCAGCAGCTTATTGGGATTATCAGTCTCTGTTCGTCTCCCAAcgaacagagacaattaatcccATTGTTTTGCGTGTCGTTGAAGGCTCCATCCCGTCAGATTTTCCATTAGGGACATATTATCTGACGGGACCAGGATTATTTAAAGACGACCACGGCTCAACCGTGCACCCTCTAGATGGCCATGGTTATCTTAGAGCTTTTACTATTGATGGGGCCAAAGGAGAGGTCACGTTCATGGCCAGATATATTAAGACCACTGCTCAGGTGGAGGAGCATGATGGTCATACCGGTGAGTGGCGGTTCACTCACCGTGGCCCGTTCTCAGTACTGAAGAACGGTAAAAAGATTGGAAATACCAAAGTTATGAAAAACGTCGCTAATACAAGTGTATTAAGATGGGGTGACCGGTTGTTCTGCTTGTGGGAAGGTGGTGCGCCGTATGAGATTGAATCTGACTCATTGGATACGGTTGGAAAGTTTGATTTGATCAACGGTTCAGATGGATCATCAGTATCATCATCGACCTCATCAGACCGAGATACGCTAGATCATCCTCGGGATGTGTTGGATCTGGCTGCAAGTATATTGAAACCAATATTATATG GGGTTTTCAAGATGCCACCGAAACGGCTATTGTCGCATTATAAGATTGATGCGCAGAGGAATAGGCTTCTTATGATGTCATGCAATGCAGAGGATATGCTCCTCCCACGCAGTACTTTCACCTTTTACG AATTTGATTGTAATTTCAAGATGCTACAGAGACAAGAATTCAAACTCGAAGAACACCTAATGATACACGACTGGGCTTTCACAGATTCTCATTACGTATTGTTTGGCAATCGCATCAAACTTGACATTCTTG GATCAATGACTGCAATATGTGGATTTACTCCAATGATATCAGCATTGTCTGTGAATCCTAGTAAGTCGACATCTCCTATATATTTGTTGCCACGTGTTCCTATGCATGGAGAATTGAGGGATTGGAAAGTGCCGATTGAAGCTCCTTCGCAAATGTGGGTGCTTCATGTTGGAAATGCATTCGAAGAAAGAGATCATAATGGCAATACACAAATTAAAATACAAGCTAGCGGTTGTTCTTACAAGTGGTTCAATTTTCAGAAAATGTTTG GATATGATTGGCAAAGTGGTAAACTAGACCCCTCGATGATGAATGCGGACAAAGGAGAAGATAAATTGTTGCCTCGTCTTGTCGAG GTGTCTATTAACTTAGATGCAAACGGAAACTGCGAAAAATGTTGTGTTGATCCGTTAAACAATGAATGGAACAAAGCAACTGATTTCCCAGTTATCAACCAAGATTTTAGTGGAAGCAACAATAAGTATGTATATGCAGCAACATGTTCAGGCGTTCGTCGAGAATTGCCACATTTTCCGTTTGATACAGTTGTGAAGTTCAACACCCTGAAGAATTCCACTCAAACGTGGTCGGTGGGCACCCGAAGATTCATTGGTGAGCCAATTTTCATCTCGAATGGAAGCAATGAAGATGATGGGTACCTTCTAGTTGTCGAG TATGCAGTATCAGAACAAAGGTCATATCTAGTGATTTTGGATGGCAAGAAGATCGGGGAGACAAATGCGGTCGTGGCAAAACTTGAGGTTCCTAAATCCTTGAATTTCCCACTTGGATTTCATGGATTTTGGGCTCCTACGAGTTCTAAAGCATAG